The following are encoded together in the Acidicapsa ligni genome:
- the ilvD gene encoding dihydroxy-acid dehydratase produces MTIQGKRQSIPLTEGPNRAAARSYLRGIGFTKEDLHKPIIGVANTWTEIGPCNFHLRDVAEAVKQGIREAGGTPMEFNTVTISDGITMGTQGMKASLVSREVIADSVELVARGNLFDGIVGIGGCDKNMPAIIMALCRLNIPGIMLYGGSIAPGKLKGPDGTTKDITILNVFEAIGSHAAGTLDDAGLEAVEANACPGAGACGGQFTANTMAMASEILGISPIQLSGVPALSAEKHEASRQAGHILMEAVRANRRPSDIITRTSIENAIASVAASGGSTNAVLHFLAIAREMGIPLNIDDFDRISDKTPFMCDLSPAGKYVASDYQAAGGSRLLAQRMLKAGMIDGSAMTISGRTIAEEANDAIETPGQQVIKTFEAPIKAHGGLVILKGNLSPEGSVMKIAAADRVEHRGPARVFESEDECFLAVQNQQINPGDVLVIRYEGPKGGPGMREMLQVTAAISSNPHLSATVALMTDGRFSGATRGFTVGHVAPEAFVGGPIAAVREGDIIHFDIAGRKLTLEVSEEEIASRLANFKAPEPRFKKGVFAKYAKSVSSAAEGAITI; encoded by the coding sequence GTGACCATCCAAGGCAAGCGCCAGAGCATCCCGTTGACCGAAGGCCCCAATCGCGCCGCCGCACGCAGCTATCTCCGCGGCATCGGATTCACCAAAGAAGATCTGCACAAGCCCATCATCGGCGTCGCCAACACCTGGACCGAGATCGGCCCCTGCAACTTCCATCTCCGTGATGTAGCTGAAGCCGTCAAGCAGGGCATCCGCGAAGCCGGCGGCACTCCTATGGAGTTCAATACCGTCACCATCTCTGACGGCATCACCATGGGCACCCAGGGCATGAAGGCCTCTCTCGTCTCACGCGAAGTCATCGCCGACTCAGTCGAGCTCGTCGCTCGCGGCAATCTCTTTGACGGCATCGTAGGCATCGGCGGCTGCGATAAGAATATGCCCGCCATCATCATGGCCCTCTGCCGCCTCAACATCCCCGGCATCATGCTCTACGGAGGCAGTATCGCCCCCGGCAAGCTCAAGGGCCCCGACGGAACGACCAAGGACATCACTATCCTCAACGTCTTCGAGGCCATCGGCTCTCACGCCGCAGGCACCCTCGACGACGCAGGCCTCGAAGCCGTCGAAGCCAATGCCTGTCCCGGAGCCGGTGCCTGCGGCGGTCAGTTCACCGCCAACACCATGGCCATGGCCTCCGAGATTCTCGGTATCAGCCCCATCCAGCTCTCCGGCGTACCTGCATTGAGCGCCGAAAAGCACGAAGCCTCGCGCCAGGCCGGGCACATCCTCATGGAAGCTGTCCGCGCCAACCGCCGCCCCTCCGACATCATCACCCGCACCTCCATCGAGAACGCCATCGCCTCCGTCGCAGCCTCCGGCGGATCGACCAACGCAGTCCTCCACTTCCTCGCCATCGCACGCGAGATGGGCATCCCACTCAACATCGACGACTTCGACCGCATCAGCGACAAGACGCCCTTCATGTGCGACCTCTCGCCCGCAGGCAAGTACGTCGCTTCGGACTATCAAGCCGCAGGCGGATCGCGCCTCCTAGCCCAGCGCATGTTGAAAGCAGGCATGATCGACGGCTCAGCCATGACCATCAGCGGGCGCACCATCGCAGAAGAAGCGAACGACGCCATCGAAACACCCGGCCAGCAAGTCATCAAGACCTTTGAAGCACCCATCAAAGCCCACGGTGGCCTCGTCATCCTCAAGGGCAATCTCTCCCCCGAGGGCTCGGTTATGAAGATTGCAGCAGCCGACCGCGTCGAACATCGCGGCCCTGCCCGCGTCTTCGAATCGGAAGATGAATGCTTCCTCGCCGTGCAGAATCAGCAGATCAATCCCGGCGATGTCCTCGTCATTCGCTACGAAGGCCCCAAAGGCGGTCCCGGCATGAGAGAGATGCTGCAAGTCACCGCAGCCATCAGCTCCAATCCTCATCTCAGCGCCACCGTAGCCCTCATGACCGATGGCCGTTTCAGCGGTGCAACGCGAGGCTTCACCGTAGGCCACGTTGCCCCCGAAGCCTTCGTCGGCGGCCCGATCGCAGCCGTTCGCGAAGGCGACATCATCCACTTCGACATCGCAGGCCGCAAGCTCACCCTCGAAGTCTCAGAAGAAGAAATTGCATCACGCTTGGCAAATTTCAAAGCCCCAGAACCACGCTTCAAAAAAGGCGTCTTCGCCAAATACGCCAAGTCCGTAAGCTCCGCCGCAGAAGGCGCAATCACAATTTAG
- the leuD gene encoding 3-isopropylmalate dehydratase small subunit, which produces MEPFKTITSLATPLDRVNVDTDQIIPKQFLKRIERSGYGEFLFFDWRRLQEGPSADEPDPSFVLNDAKYKGAKILIAGKNFGCGSSREHAAWALSDFGFRAVIAPTFADIFFSNAGKNGIVLIRLSEEDVALLLDRAAKTPDYQITVSLEDQTVTDAQGFHATFEIDPFRKYCLIEGLDDIGLTLRHASALDTYEAKHDQATWLEPRPATASA; this is translated from the coding sequence ATGGAACCCTTCAAGACCATCACCTCACTCGCCACACCGCTCGATCGCGTCAACGTCGATACCGACCAGATCATTCCCAAGCAGTTCCTCAAGCGCATCGAGCGCAGCGGCTACGGCGAATTCCTCTTCTTCGACTGGCGCCGTCTCCAGGAAGGCCCGTCCGCAGACGAGCCCGACCCCAGCTTCGTTCTCAACGACGCAAAGTACAAAGGCGCGAAGATCCTCATCGCAGGCAAGAACTTCGGCTGCGGCTCCAGCCGCGAACACGCCGCATGGGCACTCAGCGACTTCGGCTTCCGCGCCGTAATCGCACCGACCTTCGCCGACATCTTCTTCTCCAATGCAGGCAAGAACGGCATCGTCCTCATCCGCCTCTCCGAAGAAGACGTAGCCCTGCTCCTCGACCGCGCCGCGAAGACACCGGACTATCAGATCACCGTCTCTCTCGAAGATCAAACGGTTACCGACGCACAAGGCTTTCACGCCACCTTCGAGATTGATCCCTTTCGCAAGTACTGCCTCATCGAGGGCCTCGACGACATCGGCCTCACCCTGCGCCACGCTTCAGCACTCGACACCTACGAAGCAAAACACGATCAAGCCACGTGGCTGGAGCCCAGGCCCGCAACTGCCTCGGCATAA
- the leuC gene encoding 3-isopropylmalate dehydratase large subunit, giving the protein MSNTPKTLFEKVWEQHVVVEPQGEPTILYIDLHLLHEVTSPQAFEGLRLTGRTVRRPDRCVATVDHNVPTLLAERFNILDQIAAKQISTLRENCKEFGIELYDIGSREQGIVHVIGPELGITKPGMTIVCGDSHTSTHGAFGALAFGIGTSEVEHVLATQTLPQDKPKTFRIAVEGDLPKGVTAKDIVLAIIGKIGTDGATGHVIEFAGSAIRGLSMEGRMTVCNMSIEAGARAGMIAPDETTFAYLKGRRFAPKNAEWDKAVAAWSQLPSDPGAKFDRELIIDATTLAPYVSWGTSPGMVAPITASVPNPAETQNESERRAFERALEYMDLKAGTLLEEIAVDRVFIGSCTNSRIEDLRAAAGIAKGHHVSTHVSAMVVPGSQAVKDQAEREGLDVIFRTAGFDWREPGCSMCLGMNPDILQPGERCASTSNRNFEGRQGRGGRTHLVSPEMAAAAAITGHFVDVRNWAAIELTAEVN; this is encoded by the coding sequence ATGAGCAACACGCCAAAAACGTTATTCGAAAAAGTATGGGAGCAGCATGTAGTCGTCGAGCCTCAGGGCGAACCGACCATCCTCTACATCGACCTGCACCTGCTCCATGAAGTCACCTCGCCGCAAGCCTTCGAGGGATTACGCCTCACCGGCCGCACCGTGCGCCGTCCCGATCGCTGCGTCGCCACCGTGGACCACAACGTACCCACACTGCTGGCCGAGCGCTTCAACATCCTCGACCAGATCGCCGCTAAGCAAATCTCGACCCTGCGCGAAAACTGCAAAGAATTCGGCATCGAGCTATACGACATCGGCAGCCGCGAACAAGGCATCGTCCACGTCATCGGCCCGGAACTCGGCATCACCAAGCCCGGCATGACCATCGTCTGCGGCGACTCGCACACCAGCACTCATGGAGCATTCGGAGCACTCGCATTCGGCATCGGCACCAGCGAAGTCGAGCATGTCCTCGCCACGCAAACACTGCCGCAGGACAAGCCCAAAACCTTTCGCATCGCAGTTGAAGGCGATCTGCCCAAAGGCGTCACCGCGAAAGACATCGTCCTCGCCATCATCGGCAAGATCGGCACCGACGGCGCCACCGGACACGTCATCGAATTCGCAGGCTCCGCCATTCGCGGGCTCTCGATGGAGGGCCGCATGACCGTCTGCAACATGAGCATCGAGGCAGGCGCACGCGCAGGCATGATCGCTCCCGACGAAACCACCTTCGCCTATCTCAAAGGCCGCCGCTTCGCTCCAAAAAATGCAGAGTGGGACAAAGCCGTCGCAGCATGGAGCCAGTTGCCCAGCGACCCCGGCGCCAAATTCGATCGCGAACTCATCATCGACGCCACCACGCTCGCGCCCTATGTAAGCTGGGGCACAAGCCCGGGCATGGTCGCACCCATCACCGCATCCGTTCCCAACCCCGCCGAGACTCAGAACGAGAGCGAACGTCGCGCCTTCGAGCGTGCCCTCGAATACATGGACCTCAAAGCCGGCACGCTCCTTGAAGAGATTGCAGTCGACCGCGTCTTCATCGGCTCCTGCACCAACTCCCGCATTGAAGATCTCCGCGCCGCCGCCGGTATCGCCAAAGGCCACCACGTCAGCACACACGTTTCAGCAATGGTCGTCCCCGGCTCGCAAGCCGTGAAAGATCAAGCCGAACGCGAAGGCCTCGACGTCATCTTCCGCACCGCTGGCTTCGACTGGCGCGAGCCAGGTTGCTCTATGTGCCTAGGCATGAACCCCGACATCCTCCAACCCGGCGAGCGTTGCGCGTCCACAAGCAATCGCAACTTCGAGGGCCGCCAGGGCCGCGGCGGACGCACCCATCTCGTCAGCCCTGAAATGGCCGCAGCCGCAGCCATCACCGGTCACTTCGTAGACGTGCGCAACTGGGCAGCAATCGAACTGACAGCGGAGGTCAACTAA
- the leuB gene encoding 3-isopropylmalate dehydrogenase: MKLNLLVVAGDGIGPEVTREAVAVLNTVAELEGHEFSVTEKRIGGIAIDTDGTPLPADTLEAALASDAVFLGAVGGTKWNALPPNTRPEAGLLQLRAALGGFANLRPAFAVAELAANSPLKSEIVAGADILFVRELLGGLYFGAPREWNKSTGEAWNTMRYTRDEIVRVARIAFQLAEKRDKKLTSVDKANVLEVSQLWRATVNEVAAEFPDVTVEHQLVDSMAMLLMTSPRNYDVVLTENLFGDILSDESAVITGSLGMLPSATIGGKVNLYEPIHGSAPDIAGKGLANPLGAILTAALVLRHSAGLEAEAAIIEKSVRRVLEEGFRTPDLARGNTTDFKVLSSTEMGKQVRETVNEMLTTETI, encoded by the coding sequence ATGAAGCTGAACCTCCTAGTAGTCGCCGGCGATGGCATCGGCCCCGAAGTTACCCGCGAAGCAGTCGCCGTTCTCAACACGGTCGCCGAACTCGAAGGCCATGAATTCTCCGTCACGGAAAAGCGCATCGGTGGAATCGCCATCGACACCGACGGCACTCCATTGCCCGCAGACACACTCGAAGCAGCCCTGGCATCCGACGCCGTATTCCTCGGCGCAGTCGGCGGCACCAAGTGGAACGCCCTACCTCCCAACACTCGTCCCGAAGCCGGCCTGCTGCAACTCCGCGCTGCCCTCGGCGGCTTTGCCAACCTGCGCCCGGCCTTCGCCGTGGCCGAGCTCGCCGCTAACAGCCCTCTCAAGTCCGAGATCGTCGCAGGCGCAGACATCCTCTTCGTTCGCGAACTCCTCGGCGGCCTCTACTTCGGCGCGCCTCGCGAGTGGAACAAGTCCACCGGCGAAGCCTGGAACACCATGCGCTACACCCGCGACGAAATCGTCCGCGTCGCCCGCATCGCCTTCCAACTCGCCGAAAAGCGCGACAAGAAACTAACATCTGTAGACAAGGCCAACGTTCTCGAAGTCTCGCAGCTCTGGCGCGCCACCGTAAACGAAGTCGCCGCCGAATTCCCCGACGTCACCGTCGAGCATCAGCTCGTTGACTCTATGGCCATGCTTCTGATGACCAGCCCGCGCAACTACGATGTCGTCCTCACCGAGAACCTCTTCGGCGACATCCTCTCCGACGAGTCCGCCGTCATCACCGGCTCGCTCGGCATGTTGCCCTCCGCCACCATCGGCGGCAAGGTCAACCTCTATGAACCGATCCACGGTTCGGCTCCCGACATCGCAGGCAAAGGCCTCGCCAATCCTCTCGGAGCCATCCTCACCGCCGCGCTCGTTCTACGTCACTCCGCCGGTCTCGAAGCCGAAGCAGCCATCATCGAGAAGTCCGTACGCCGCGTCCTCGAAGAAGGCTTCCGCACGCCCGACTTGGCCCGTGGCAATACAACCGATTTCAAGGTTCTCTCCAGCACCGAGATGGGCAAACAGGTCCGCGAAACCGTCAACGAAATGCTGACCACCGAAACCATTTAG